The Parashewanella spongiae genome has a window encoding:
- the ltrA gene encoding group II intron reverse transcriptase/maturase, giving the protein MANTPVNIRILQRKLYLRSKLNSELRFYSLYDKLSRLDILEEAYRRCKANKGGAGIDGITFSYLEQQKKVVALLKEIQTQLQQKNYRPSPVKRVEILKDNGKTRKLGIPIISDRIVQMAMTIVMQPAYEPHLHEHSYGYRPCRSAQQAVKVIEMSLKQGYQHVLDADLSAYFDTIPHAKLMAKVERRISDSSFLSLLKSFIKAPISIETVNGKWRIEASRCGTPQGGVISPLLANIYLNDFCLKIHEKTPCKIVTYADDFVVLYKQTYTQEQLDWITQQLSDEGLKLNQSKTHCVDMGKLMNEFDFLGFNFQRITGLIKGTSYIKIQASKKSQTKLKNKLRDIVKHRTSNTLGVLINKVNQVLRGWKHYFGGIGYPRGVFFRINGFVVNRFYRWHRRLSQRRSKYLSRGAYEKLRQAGLEYLPTTR; this is encoded by the coding sequence ATGGCTAACACTCCAGTAAATATCAGAATATTACAGCGAAAACTTTACTTACGCTCAAAGCTTAACTCGGAGCTTCGATTTTACAGCTTGTACGATAAACTCAGTCGCCTAGATATACTCGAAGAAGCCTATCGACGATGCAAAGCCAATAAAGGCGGAGCAGGAATTGATGGCATCACATTCAGTTATCTAGAGCAGCAAAAGAAAGTCGTTGCGCTGTTAAAAGAAATTCAAACTCAATTACAACAGAAAAACTATCGACCTAGCCCAGTCAAACGAGTAGAAATACTCAAAGACAACGGCAAAACGCGGAAACTTGGGATCCCGATAATCAGTGACAGAATTGTGCAAATGGCGATGACAATAGTGATGCAACCCGCCTACGAACCTCATTTACATGAACACAGTTATGGTTATCGTCCATGTCGAAGCGCCCAGCAAGCGGTAAAAGTCATTGAAATGAGCCTAAAACAAGGCTATCAGCACGTACTTGATGCTGACTTGAGCGCCTATTTCGATACCATCCCGCACGCTAAGTTGATGGCAAAAGTAGAAAGGCGAATAAGCGACAGCAGCTTTCTGAGTTTGCTGAAAAGCTTTATCAAAGCGCCCATCAGCATAGAGACGGTCAACGGGAAATGGCGAATAGAAGCAAGCCGATGTGGCACTCCGCAAGGCGGAGTTATCTCTCCACTACTGGCTAACATCTATCTCAACGATTTCTGTTTGAAAATACACGAAAAAACACCGTGTAAAATCGTTACCTATGCAGATGATTTTGTTGTACTTTATAAGCAAACCTACACACAAGAGCAACTGGACTGGATAACACAGCAATTAAGTGATGAAGGTCTGAAGCTAAATCAAAGTAAAACCCACTGTGTGGATATGGGAAAGCTGATGAATGAGTTTGATTTCCTCGGTTTTAACTTTCAACGGATCACAGGCCTCATCAAAGGCACCAGTTACATCAAGATACAGGCGTCTAAGAAGAGCCAAACAAAGCTGAAAAATAAACTCAGAGACATAGTGAAACACCGAACCTCAAATACACTTGGCGTACTGATAAATAAGGTTAATCAAGTTCTGAGGGGATGGAAACACTATTTTGGTGGGATAGGTTATCCCAGAGGTGTATTTTTCAGAATAAATGGATTTGTAGTAAACCGGTTCTATCGCTGGCATCGTCGCTTAAGTCAACGTCGAAGCAAGTATCTATCACGAGGTGCTTACGAAAAATTACGCCAAGCTGGTCTTGAGTATTTACCCACGACAAGATGA